Proteins encoded in a region of the Antedon mediterranea chromosome 2, ecAntMedi1.1, whole genome shotgun sequence genome:
- the LOC140039630 gene encoding uncharacterized protein, which produces MAAKLHLIEEFLECSVCLKNYSNPRVLHCLHSFCKDCLTKHIEPMRSRIACPKCDFKTVLDKDGLAALKVNSLILNLQNFNKIHQLIKNPSEPIVCTLCDSREVATGRCFECDEFLCAKCVESHQRIKMFQEHVVNSLEELKTTSLRTLYKKSRKVSKCPRHEEENQRYFCQSCDVTICRECTVVDHPRPVHNYVDVRDAASKCRNKVIDKMNDLKKKKGCFHDAIDEIQTIENSISQKASKMKSDVVSSSEEKIKLIKQEEAKQLTRIESQVDKKFGKIENKKSLIENKLKFLQTNVDFLNEILNLGSDRDVVSIRTEIESTASRLFTDCKIDDNLKLPKDVGVLSSDKPKPAPRPRLEKKGSGLNRSGSSSRGDSFFTTSLSCISKFGKQGTGLKEFGYARRAAVTKHGDIVITDTNNCKVQMYTATGELKLTINVAKEPLNAKQGPLDVAITPDGRILIVQEECTDMTSYNMKGNLLNKLAFVASNESTGPCLAVGRDGRVAIGNWQNDTLRFYYADGSLIWKITCPSPWSIAINSKHQLAVAFNVSLHTQSKVKLINEDGQDIHEVTIPSTKTENTDMDLTGICFDKHDNLYILDWTMKVVHMLNNSADGTYQYVMCVITGLEYPLGITCTNDDKMVVVEKHFVSVFSRKDSP; this is translated from the coding sequence ATGGCTGCAAAACTACATTTGATAGAAGAATTTCTTGAGTGCTCGGTTTGTCTTAAGAACTATAGTAATCCACGAGTGTTACATTGTCTACATAGCTTCTGTAAAGATTGCCTTACTAAGCACATTGAACCGATGAGAAGTAGGATCGCTTGtccaaaatgtgattttaaaaccgttttagataAAGATGGATTAGCCGCTTTAAAGGTGAATTCTTTGATCTTAAATCTGcagaattttaataaaatccATCAATTGATCAAGAATCCAAGCGAACCTATTGTCTGTACGCTGTGTGATTCCCGTGAAGTTGCAACTGGCCGATGTTTTGAATGTGACGAGTTTCTCTGCGCAAAATGTGTGGAATCTCATCAGAGAATCAAGATGTTTCAAGAACATGTCGTGAACTCACTGGAGGAACTAAAAACCACGAGTTTACGAACACTTTACAAAAAATCACGTAAAGTAAGCAAATGCCCACGTCACGAAGAAGAAAATCAAAGGTACTTTTGCCAAAGTTGTGACGTTACTATTTGCCGTGAATGCACGGTTGTTGATCATCCTAGACCAGTGCATAATTATGTGGATGTCCGAGATGCAGCGTCAAAATGTCGAAATAAAGTTATAGATAAAATGAATGACCTAAAGAAGAAGAAAGGATGTTTCCATGATGCAATTGACGAAattcaaacaattgaaaacaGCATATCACAGAAAGCCAGTAAAATGAAATCAGACGTCGTTAGTTCTAGTGaagagaaaataaaattaatcaaacaaGAGGAAGCAAAACAGTTAACTAGGATTGAAAGTCAGGTGGATAAAAAGTTTggtaaaatagaaaataaaaaatctttaattgaaaataaattaaagttctTACAAACAAATGTCgactttttgaatgaaattttaaatttaggcAGCGATCGTGACGTAGTAAGTATTCGAACAGAAATTGAAAGCACTGCGTCAAGGTTGTTCACAGATTGTAAAATTGATGATAACTTAAAGCTTCCCAAAGATGTTGGAGTGTTGTCTAGTGACAAGCCAAAGCCGGCTCCACGCCCTAGGCTAGAAAAGAAAGGATCTGGTCTAAACAGAAGCGGAAGCAGTTCTAGGGGTGATTCATTCTTTACGACATCGCTTTCTTGTATTTCAAAATTTGGGAAACAAGGCACAGGTCTTAAAGAATTCGGATATGCCCGGCGGGCAGCAGTAACCAAACATGGTGATATCGTGATTACAGATACAAATAATTGTAAGGTACAGATGTATACTGCAACCGGAGAACTTAAACTGACAATCAATGTGGCGAAAGAACCACTTAATGCTAAACAAGGCCCTTTGGACGTTGCAATTACTCCTGATGGACGAATACTGATCGTTCAAGAAGAATGTACCGATATGACGTCATATAACATGAAAGGCAACCTTCTTAATAAACTCGCATTTGTAGCGTCAAATGAATCAACTGGTCCCTGTCTTGCTGTTGGTCGGGATGGCAGAGTAGCGATTGGAAACTGGCAGAACGATACGCTACGTTTTTACTATGCAGATGGGTCTTTAATTTGGAAGATCACATGTCCTAGCCCATGGAGCATTGCTATAAACTCAAAACACCAACTAGCGGTAGCATTTAACGTAAGTTTGCACACGCAGAGCAAAGTGAAGCTTATTAATGAAGATGGCCAGGACATCCATGAGGTAACAATACCGTCCACAAAGACAGAAAATACAGACATGGACCTTACAGGCATATGTTTTGACAAACATGATAACTTGTACATTTTAGACTGGACGATGAAAGTTGTTCATATGTTGAATAACTCTGCGGATGGCACATACCAATACGTCATGTGTGTAATAACTGGGTTAGAATATCCTCTGGGCATCACCTGTACTAATGATGACAAAATGGTTGTCGTAGAAAAGCATTTTGTAAGTGTTTTTAGTAGGAAAGATAGTCCGTAA
- the LOC140040379 gene encoding putative gamma-glutamylcyclotransferase CG2811, translating to MLSFVYGTLKRGQPNHHLLQNPSNGKGKYLGTAKTYEKWPLVVGSRHNIPYILDCPGKGHNVMGEVFEIDNTMLAALDRLEGHPIYYQRTDIKVTLVQDADGNPLQNQTPITCMFYVLRNFKDHMMELPFIEEYKNGIPLKYNPHSDRDEDDHRVDVMHI from the exons ATGTTATCGTTTGTGTACGGTACCCTGAAACGAGGCCAGCCTAACCACCACCTCTTGCAGAATCCCTCTAATGGCAAAGGAAAGTACCTTGGCACGGCCAAAACGTATGAAAAGTGGCCTTTGGTCGTAGGTTCTCGACACAATATACCTTACATTTTGGATTGTCCAGGAAAGGGACAT AATGTTATGGGTGAAGTATTTGAGATTGACAATACAATGTTAGCAGCTTTAGATCGGCTCGAGGGTCACCCAATCTATTACCaacgtacagacatcaaagTAACATTAGTACAAGACGCTGACGGCAATCCTCTCCAGAATCAAACTCCTATAACCTGTATGTTTTATGTCTTGAGGAACTTTAAAGATCACATGATGGAACTTCCATTTATAGAAGAATACAAAAATGGAATCCCTCTGAAATATAATCCACACAGTGATAGGGATGAAGATGATCACAGAGTTGATGTAATGCATATTTGa
- the LOC140040380 gene encoding uncharacterized protein: MRDRHRKIKNGDFFGKRRIIVLGETGVGKTSLINNLTDYLDDCDTVPTDSIGITHCYLTSDSSRLSLPSCLHLDISPELESESGRISPTISQKVESEIEQSLPTISPEPEIGKCIQHTISPESESEISRRTSTISHKVQSEILHSRAHSTSTYPDVESEVEKGKPTISMSQVKSDIEKSTDTCIPPPTVSSYQTTYLEDAQDTCISVFLATVYLLIVELPYYGLGALFLSVLCTFQIIKLILTGKLSFQSVPRVFDVTLFLTLITLLIGLMRLDISDATELNRKFALRCLMFLACITATKFKCRIGIILALNFFQFPEGCIHHATSELISWDVKYKHVIFIFIIYLSIGLLMLLDCFTLLTRNNCTVVAGILLAVLVLVSYLIYPSTSFVFIVTSITIHLIPCCYGTNLHTVVGPKLQCIAIITCVILTCVFGLESVSPNSTSSVYIEVILNCGLIVVLWRCSSIQKMIEHKQVENTSSFFKEGYKTTVAPLTISIQSVISAKTSEINVDYFSLKLLEFAGTVQFENLYHEFITHADVYIYVFKLKRNIAPETQGNILLKRLHALKSKGILKSSFLLLVGTHKSDVTQTYIDSLLKQIDMEEWRKLCCRNNDEQMLYTVDNDKKDNKQFDDIVHGVWERLISQERARDIPMEYVNLQGKTIHLKEKHDGKIHIPQTLYEQSSTDISTSSSEIDDTDNLLEVIVRLFTDRIDKVEWIKEGKLRDICNSTSNNLVNVLQELDLVSFKDRPTDKLCLVPSLLPTCQSCSIRRQTNEDAVFYVDFPMFHGAVFYLIVLYILEKYNNIQVHHVCKTTADLRIANELELLLGMIQVTETHSVICISIRTLSNSHHYMNMLHNILTLVNTTCEQKFRNLKYSFGLKCPEAKSQDPSKAGFHILTLASRDTKLPDDLNATISVDCCNKTHVWSANDNKVATALNARILVFKDWPQEVVNVVCKELDKSTFRSWKELAGVLHFTVDMVETIEQKDNKTSQVLQSWNMMSPTPPTLEDLINALRKDPLERRDIIREIEQCLKQVE, translated from the exons ATGCGTGACCgtcacagaaaaataaaaaatggggatTTTTTTGGAAAACGACGTATAATAGTTCTTGGAGAAACTGGCGTTGGAAAAACGTCTCTGATAAATAATCTAACAGATTATTTGGACGACTGTGACACCGTTCCAACCGATAGTATAGGAATTACACATTGTTACCTGACAAGTGACTCTTCGAGGTTATCACTTCCATCATGTCTTCACCTAGATATATCTCCTGAACTTGAATCAGAAAGTGGACGAATTTCACCTAcgatatctcaaaaagttgaatcaGAAATTGAACAAAGTTTACCAACAATATCCCCTGAACCAGAAATTGGAAAATGTATACAACATACAATATCTCCTGAAAGTGAATCAGAAATTTCACGCCGTACATCTACGATATCCCACAAAGTTCAATCAGAAATTTTACACAGTCGGGCACACAGTACCTCTACGTATCCTGATGTTGAATCAGAAGTTGAAAAAGGTAAACCTACAATATCTATGAGTCAAGTCAAATCAGACATTGAAAAAAGTACAGATACATGTATTCCGCCTCCAACGGTATCATCATACCAAACTACATATTTGGAAGATGCTCAAGATACCTGTATATCAGTTTTTCTTGCAACAGTTTATCTATTAATTGTTGAACTTCCATATTATGGTCTTGGGGCATTGTTTTTGTCAGTATTATGCACGTTTCAAATAATCAAACTTATTCTCACTGGTAAATTGTCTTTCCAGTCAGTCCCTCGGGTTTTTGATGTTACGCTGTTTCTAACTTTGATTACTCTATTAATTGGATTAATGCGACTAGACATTTCTGATGCGACTGAATTAAATCGAAAGTTTGCTTTAAGATGTCttatgtttcttgcatgtatcACTGCCACTAAATTCAAATGTCGTATTGGAATTATTTTAGCTCTGAACTTCTTCCAATTTCCAGAAGGTTGTATTCACCATGCCACTTCAGAACTCATTTCATGGGATGTGAAGTATAAACAcgtgatatttatttttattatttatttgtcgATAGGCTTACTCATGCTATTGGATTGCTTTACACTTCTTACTAGAAATAATTGCACGGTGGTTGCTGGAATTCTTTTAGCTGTTCTGGTTTTAGTTTCATATTTGATATATCCATCTACGTCGTTTGTTTTCATCGTAACAAGCATTACTATACATCTTATTCCATGTTGTTACGGTACAAATTTGCATACTGTAGTTGGTCCAAAATTACAATGTATCGCTATTATAACGTGTGTCATCTTAACATGCGTATTTGGTTTAGAAAGTGTTTCACCGAATTCTACATCTTCAGTTTATATTGAGGTTATCTTAAATTGTGGTTTGATTGTAGTGCTTTGGCGGTGTTCAAGTATACAAAAAATGATTGAACATAAACAGGTTGAAAATACTTCTAGTTTTTTTAAGGAAGGGTACAAAACTACAGTAGCGCCACTAACTATTTCAATTCAGTCGGTCATTTCGGCCAAAACTAGTGAGATAAATGTTGATTATTTTTCACTTAAGTTATTGGAGTTTGCTGGAACCGTTCAGTTTGAAAACCTTTACCACGAGTTCATCACACATGCGGACGTTTACATAtatgttttcaaattaaaacGAAACATTGCTCCTGAAACGCAAGGGAATATCTTATTAAAGCGATTGCATGCCTTGAAAAGTAAAGGAATTCTTAAATCTTCATTTCTACTACTTGTTGGCACACATAAATCGGATGTCACGCAGACTTACATTGATTCTCTGCTGAAACAAATTGACATGGAAGAATGGCGTAAACTATGTTGTAGAAACAATGATGAGCAGATGCTTTATACTGTGGATAACGATAAAAAAGATAACAAACAGTTTGATGACATTGTCCACGGTGTTTGGGAAAGATTGATTTCTCAAGAACGAGCACGAGACATCCCAATGGAATATGTCAATTTACAGGGAAAGACTATTCacttaaaagaaaaacatgatgGAAAAATACACATTCCACAAACACTGTATGAACAATCGAGTACTGACATTTCAACATCGAGTTCAGAAATTGACGATACAGACAATTTGTTAGAGGTTATAGTTCGTCTGTTTACAGATAGAATTGATAAAGTTGAATGGATTAAAGAAGGTAAACTGCGTGACATCTGCAATTCCACATCGAATAACTTAGTTAACGTTTTACAAGAATTGGATTTGGTTTCTTTCAAAGATAGGCCTACAGATAAACTCTGTTTGGTACCTTCATTGCTGCCAACATGTCAAAGTTGTTCGATTAGACGCCAGACGAACGAGGACGCTGTGTTCTATGTTGACTTTCCCATGTTTCATGGAGCAGTCTTTTATCTGATTGTACtttatattttagaaaaatataaCAACATACAAGTGCATCATGTTTGCAAGACCACTGCAGATCTCCGAATCGCAAATGAACTTGAGCTTTTATTGGGTATGATTCAAGTCACAGAAACGCACAGTGTAATCTGTATTTCAATACGGACATTATCAAATAGTCACCATTATATGAACATGTTGCATAATATACTAACTCTTGTCAACACAACATGCGAACAGAAGTTTAGAAATTTGAAATATAGTTTTGGTTTGAAGTGTCCTGAGGCTAAGTCACAAGACCCAAGTAAAGCTGGTTTTCATATCTTAACGTTGGCATCACGTGATACAAAGTTACCGGACGATTTGAATGCAACCATTAGTGTTGATTGTTGTAACAAGACGCACGTATGGTCTGCGAACGACAACAAG GTCGCAACTGCTTTGAACGCTAGAATACTGGTTTTTAAAGATTGGCCACAAGAAGTGGTGAACGTGGTGTGTAAAGAATTGGATAAAAGTACTTTCAGGAGCTGGAAAGAATTGGCTG
- the LOC140040378 gene encoding protein CDV3 homolog A-like, translating to MTDKSVEDFFAKKDKSKRSKSKANKSKFTTSDQIAKTLSTGTTASSAADGEKKEKKEKKQNQVFPVVTDETGDDIVTKPANEIPQGDDEWKDFDDPSTKDYSGLRIQSLQIGTGNDADEQIQEGDEFDENGELVKSDGTSGPWNKQQVTESSAAEVVEKPAPEPVAQPPPAPEPEAPKSNKYVPPAKRAGATVTEQSMTPSNDRLRRRKKMTAPEITSESDFPSLSASIDIAKYKTKESERDFETVTKGSSRGSAEDPSKKNNQIETQNKYSALQQN from the exons ATGACCGATAAATCAGTTGAAGACTTTTTTGCTAAAAAAGACAAGAGTAAAAGGTCGAAATCTAAGGctaataaaagtaaatttacTACCTCGGACCAAATCGCGAAAACCCTCTCGACAGGCACGACTGCCAGCAGTGCAGCAGATGGtgagaaaaaagaaaagaaggaGAAGAAACAGAACCAAGTTTTTCCAGTAGTGACTGATGAAACTGGCGACGATATTGTAACAAAGCCAGCAAATGAAATTCCACAA GGAGATGATGAATGGAAAGATTTTGATGACCCATCTACCAAAGACTACAGCGGACTTAGGATACAATCATTACAAATTGG AACAGGAAACGATGCTGATGAACAAATTCAAGAAGGTGATGAATTTGATGAAAATGGAGAGCTTGTAAAATCTGATGGTACATCAGGTCCTTGGAATAAACAGCAAGTAACAGAATCATCTgcag CTGAAGTAGTTGAAAAACCTGCACCAGAACCGGTCGCCCAACCACCACCAGCACCGGAACCAGAGGCTCCCAAGTCCAACAAGTATGTCCCACCAGCAAAAAGAGCTGGAGCTACTGTGACAGAACAATCAATGACACCTTCTAATGACAGACtgagaagaagaaaaaaaatgacagCTCCAGAAATTACCAGTGAATCGGACTTTCCATCTTTATCTGCTAGTATAGACATTGCAAAATATAA AACAAAAGAAAGTGAACGAGATTTTGAAACAGTTACGAAAGGAAGCAGCCGCGGTTCAGCTGAAGACCCgtccaaaaaaaataatcagATAGAAACTCAGAATAAATACTCGGCTCTCCAGCAGAATTGA